In Pseudomonas fakonensis, one DNA window encodes the following:
- a CDS encoding sensor domain-containing diguanylate cyclase has translation MPVDLQALYPRLIHLMLDTVFVVDRDNTIVFVSNACEALLGYPASELIGTPITRYMHPDDLDATKASIIRVMNGQPHFDFRNRYIRKDGGVVHILWAAFWSDEVGARIGVARNVTALTQAEEELRFLAHHDPLTRLCNRSLFNQRLAAALQAAHYHQKPLALLFLDVNGFKAINDLYGHALGDRVLCAIARRLEQCVAATGTVARMGGDEFTVLLTGSATPAAVSEKMGQILAAMAEPLGDEFGGLAMPSCSIGVALYPVDGQDADSLLSHADGDMYEKKRRRYAAG, from the coding sequence ATGCCCGTCGACCTCCAAGCCCTGTACCCCAGGCTGATCCACCTGATGCTGGACACCGTGTTCGTGGTCGACCGGGACAACACCATCGTCTTCGTCAGCAACGCCTGCGAAGCCCTGCTCGGCTACCCGGCAAGCGAGCTCATCGGCACTCCGATCACCCGCTACATGCACCCCGACGACCTGGACGCCACCAAGGCCTCGATCATCCGGGTGATGAACGGCCAGCCGCACTTCGACTTTCGCAACCGCTACATCCGCAAGGATGGCGGCGTGGTGCACATTCTCTGGGCGGCGTTCTGGTCCGACGAGGTGGGCGCGCGCATCGGCGTGGCGCGCAACGTCACCGCGCTGACCCAGGCTGAAGAAGAACTGCGCTTTCTGGCCCACCACGACCCGCTCACCCGCCTGTGCAACCGCTCGCTGTTCAACCAGCGCCTGGCCGCCGCCCTGCAGGCGGCGCACTACCATCAAAAGCCGCTGGCGCTGCTGTTTCTCGACGTCAACGGTTTCAAGGCAATCAACGACCTGTACGGCCATGCCCTGGGCGACCGCGTGCTGTGTGCCATCGCCCGGCGCCTGGAGCAATGCGTGGCGGCCACGGGCACGGTGGCGCGCATGGGTGGCGACGAATTCACCGTATTGCTCACCGGCAGCGCAACGCCTGCAGCAGTCAGCGAGAAGATGGGGCAGATACTGGCCGCCATGGCCGAGCCGTTGGGGGATGAGTTCGGCGGCCTGGCCATGCCGTCGTGCAGCATCGGCGTGGCCCTGTACCCGGTGGACGGGCAGGATGCCGACAGCCTGCTCAGCCACGCCGATGGGGATATGTACGAGAAGAAGCGGCGCCGGTACGCGGCGGGGTGA